From the Hylaeus volcanicus isolate JK05 chromosome 4, UHH_iyHylVolc1.0_haploid, whole genome shotgun sequence genome, one window contains:
- the LOC128875213 gene encoding uncharacterized protein LOC128875213 encodes MQKPYNSVETVPESKYNNVDQNTKSSLRNNEDKVNFKRTQTTDPDPPPQTPTQSTSGKKQKQGKQKPAAQTTSSTSISQKPDNAVRRCFRWCTQCCRKRDRKRVEEVSSKLWESLKAQREKCRSKKRRKGVPSEQSSASTAEYSGSREIRGKKSKRDSDKAAKFDDSRRSRKKRKKHASEASVVDTPTINDEKLVASHALGKDFDFTKSCCYLCAANAMALAAAMSGKVDKFNMSIQASIHFEEKATSVKNDGLPMRVRTVQSSVKVKTRDMSTLYPEEKKPKKPKAKLKLKNLNIFPKAKVPKQPKVRHVACGTDKTMRSNNVTPQCRAGRGTHCMRGDK; translated from the exons ATGCAAAAGCCATACAATTCGGTAGAGACAGTGCCAGAGAGCAAATACAACAATGTAGATCAAAATACCAAAAGTAGTCTGCGAAATAACGAAGACAAGGTTAATTTCAAACGTACGCAGACGACTGATCCAGACCCACCTCCGCAGACTCCAA CGCAGTCAACTTctggaaaaaaacaaaaacaaggAAAGCAGAAACCAGCCGCTCAAACTACTTCGAGCACTTCGATATCGCAAAAGCCTGACAACGCGGTGAGAAGATGTTTTCGATGGTGCACGCAGTGTTGCAGAAAACGGGACCGTAAACGAGTCGAAGAAGTATCGTCGAAATTATGGGAAAGTCTAAAGGCACAACGTGAGAAATGCAGAAGTAAGAAACGACGAAAAGGAGTTCCCAGCGAGCAGAGTAGTGCTTCGACTGCCGAATATTCAGGTTCCCGAGAAATTAGGGGAAAGAAAAGCAAACGAGATAGTGATAAGGCCGCCAAATTCGACGATTCGAGACGAtcgaggaaaaagagaaaaaaacatGCTTCAGAGGCGTCTGTGGTCGACACACCCACGATTAATGATGAAAAATTGGTCGCAAGCCATGCACTGGGAAAGGATTTCGATTTCACGAAAAGTTGTTGCTATCTGTGTGCCGCGAACGCTATGGCGCTTGCAGCGGCCATGTCGGGCAAAGTGGACAAATTCAACATGTCCATCCAGGCTTCTATTCACTTCGAAGAAAAAGCCACGTCTGTTAAAAACGACGGACTACCGATGCGCGTTAGGACGGTGCAATCGTCTGTCAAAGTGAAGACACGTGACATGAGCACGCTCTACCCGGAAGAGAAAAAGCCCAAAAAACCGAAAgcaaaattgaaacttaagAATCTGAATATATTTCCGAAAGCGAAAGTTCCCAAACAACCGAAAGTGCGGCACGTTGCTTGTGGGACCGATAAAACAATGAGAAGCAACAATGTTACACCGCAATGTAGAGCAGGGCGAGGGACTCACTGCATGAGGGGAGATAagtga
- the LOC128874878 gene encoding homeobox protein MSH-D-like produces the protein MTLSAMELYQSRNKIIDEVYDLRAPVQRDTDEIHVVDDVYDQTREDRGRFAKFSSSHQDTTEYVSDSGSESCKEICRKQVERKDSSPTTVSSAFTIDNILGRNEDRDTEVSSSLNNSEDRDEEQDDRDEKMDGSRFIKPTAIPATHSDMSVGLYAPSGLSYSEVTFSDPSGYSATSFASASLLYNSWFAQTKPGQLFGLQAPKPSGRRSRKPGIDRKPRQAYSAKQLERLEAEFKIDKYLSVSKRMELSKSLNLTEVQIKTWFQNRRTKWKKQLTSRLKIAQRQGLFPPTYFPPTQYPLLPYYTTPLVFGNPATDDANVNAATIPSRPMVSSPDTA, from the exons ATGACATTGTCAGCGATGGAGCTGTATCAAAGTCGCAACAAGATCATCGACGAAGTCTACGATCTTCGAGCCCCTGTGCAACGGGATACCGATGAAATCCACGTCGTGGACGACGTCTACGATCAGACCAGAGAGGATCGAGGACGATTCGCCAAGTTCTCGAGTAGTCATCAGGATACGACGGAGTACGTTTCTGATTCTGGCAGCGAGAGTTGCAAGGAGATATGCAGGAAGCAAGTCGAAAGGAAGGACTCGTCGCCTACGACTGTGTCCAGTGCATTCACGATTGATAACATCCTTGGAAGGAACGAGGATCGCGACACGGAGGTATCCTCCAGCTTGAATAATTCTGAGGACAGGGACGAGGAGCAGGATGACAGGGACGAGAAAATGGACGGAAGTCGGTTCATCAAACCCACGGCGATACCTGCCACGCACTCGG ACATGAGTGTGGGGTTGTACGCACCATCTGGATTATCATACTCGGAAGTCACATTTTCAGATCCATCTGGATACTCGGCGACGTCTTTCGCTTCCGCATCCCTTTTATACAATAGCTGGTTTGCTCAAACGAAGCCTGGACAATTATTCGGATTGCAAG CGCCCAAACCGAGCGGAAGGCGGTCCAGAAAGCCAGGAATCGATCGCAAACCCCGCCAGGCTTACAGCGCTAAACAATTGGAAAGGCTCGAGGCGGAGTTTAAG ATCGACAAGTACTTGAGCGTAAGCAAACGAATGGAGCTGTCGAAGTCTCTGAATCTGACCGAGGTGCAGATAAAAACGTGGTTCCAAAATCGTCGCACCAAGTGGAAGAAACAGCTCACATCCAGGTTGAAGATCGCCCAGAGGCAAGGACTGTTTCCACCCACGTATTTCCCGCCGACGCAATACCCTCTGCTGCCATACTACACTACACCCCTCGTGTTTGGGAATCCAGCGACAGATGACGCCAACGTAAACGCAGCGACGATACCATCGCGACCTATGGTATCATCCCCAGATACAGCCTGA